A single genomic interval of Lewinellaceae bacterium harbors:
- a CDS encoding Rpn family recombination-promoting nuclease/putative transposase → MSTKANRPHDEFFKAALGRKELAAAYLQAFLPEEIVQKLKLAELKLASDSFITAKLRKVFSEFSVDQTIEIMEQLSKPVKKVAKSTYDRFVEMGLKEGLEKGMKEGLEKGLEKGMEKGMEKGMEKGDRHRARLVAFNLQKEGWPIEKIANILGLPAEEVQKFLEEKENDEE, encoded by the coding sequence ATGTCAACTAAAGCAAACAGACCGCACGATGAGTTTTTCAAAGCGGCTCTCGGAAGAAAAGAGCTGGCGGCAGCCTATTTGCAGGCATTCCTACCGGAGGAGATCGTTCAAAAGCTGAAGCTCGCTGAGTTAAAATTGGCCAGCGATTCTTTCATCACTGCCAAATTAAGAAAAGTTTTTTCAGAATTTAGTGTAGATCAAACTATAGAAATTATGGAACAACTTTCAAAACCTGTAAAAAAAGTAGCGAAAAGTACCTATGACCGGTTTGTGGAAATGGGGCTTAAGGAAGGATTGGAGAAAGGAATGAAAGAGGGGCTGGAGAAAGGGCTGGAGAAAGGAATGGAGAAAGGAATGGAGAAAGGAATGGAAAAGGGAGATCGGCACCGTGCCCGCCTTGTAGCCTTTAACCTCCAAAAGGAAGGGTGGCCAATTGAAAAAATAGCGAATATCCTGGGGCTTCCTGCGGAAGAAGTCCAAAAGTTCCTTGAGGAAAAGGAGAATGACGAAGAGTGA
- a CDS encoding ABC transporter ATP-binding protein: protein MELTISHLSKTYPNGVQALKDVTLSVPTGMFGLLGPNGAGKSTLMRIIATLLDADSGEVHFGDIDVLKQKDETRRILGYLPQEFGVYPKVSALAMLDHIAMLKGVANRNERKELVGALLQRVNLYDHRKKAVSSFSGGMRQRFGIAQSLIGNPRLVIVDEPTAGLDPGERNRFYNLLSEIGENVIVILSTHIVQDVKELCTNMAIINKGELLYNGVPDDALDSISGRVWEKSISKPELDAYNQQYQVISTKLVGGKPLIHIFADEQPEDGFIPAEASLEDVFFSKIFGLN from the coding sequence ATGGAGTTAACGATCAGCCATCTCAGCAAAACGTACCCCAATGGAGTACAGGCTTTAAAAGATGTCACCCTTTCCGTACCCACCGGCATGTTCGGCCTGTTGGGCCCCAACGGCGCCGGCAAGTCTACCCTCATGCGCATCATCGCCACCTTGCTGGACGCCGATTCCGGCGAGGTGCATTTCGGCGATATCGACGTGCTGAAGCAAAAGGACGAAACCCGCCGGATATTAGGGTACCTGCCCCAGGAGTTTGGGGTATACCCCAAGGTTTCCGCCCTCGCTATGCTCGATCACATCGCCATGCTCAAAGGGGTTGCTAACCGCAATGAGCGCAAAGAACTGGTCGGTGCCCTGCTGCAGCGCGTCAACCTGTACGACCACCGCAAGAAGGCGGTAAGCAGCTTTTCCGGTGGCATGCGGCAGCGTTTCGGCATCGCGCAGTCCCTCATCGGCAACCCTCGGCTGGTGATCGTCGATGAACCCACCGCCGGCCTGGATCCCGGCGAGCGGAACCGTTTCTACAACCTGCTCTCCGAGATCGGCGAGAACGTCATCGTCATCTTGTCTACCCATATCGTTCAGGACGTCAAGGAGCTGTGCACCAACATGGCTATCATCAATAAGGGGGAGTTGCTGTACAACGGCGTTCCAGATGACGCATTGGATAGCATCAGCGGCAGGGTGTGGGAAAAGTCGATCAGCAAGCCGGAACTGGACGCCTATAATCAACAGTACCAGGTGATCTCCACCAAGCTGGTCGGCGGCAAGCCGCTGATCCACATCTTCGCCGACGAGCAGCCGGAGGACGGCTTTATTCCGGCGGAAGCCAGCCTGGAAGACGTTTTCTTTTCCAAAATTTTTGGACTGAACTAA
- a CDS encoding transporter, whose translation MKTRLRNKILAAGFLIFLLSPPALNAQLDQVFKNVFNGILGENGALALVPINSPNVPDSITHRDHFRPAANAANDALVPALNNLVANNVSSFPLSSTSVGLSFDWSTGEPISITESLGPIFAERGRTLGKGKVNFGMNYSHLKLSKFRGIRTEDIKFTFTHQDIGPPGLGGISTESDVMDIFLDLHVNSNIFAFYATVGLAENLDFSIALPVVNINLNGNARAVIYSFTHAHDGAADHHFGNVGEEIDNPKLEYVQDYDGSAFGIGDLALRLKYAPFQGGGVDLAVLLDARLHSGKEEDFLGTGKASIRLLGIASKKFGDFTPHINAGYDYRRADFDSDELEFAVGFDHKITRGFTFAMDVLGEVDLNKNEILSFQYSKEEFVITDHVETETGEMGTLIRTIDQTNIPVRPDDNVYNAAIGLRYAPVENMILLGNILLPLNDGGLRSDVAYTVGFAVSL comes from the coding sequence ATGAAAACAAGATTACGCAACAAGATTTTAGCGGCCGGATTCCTGATTTTCCTCCTTTCGCCCCCGGCGTTGAACGCTCAGCTGGATCAGGTGTTCAAGAATGTTTTTAATGGCATCCTGGGAGAAAACGGCGCTTTGGCCCTGGTGCCAATAAATAGCCCAAATGTTCCGGACAGTATCACTCACAGGGACCACTTTCGGCCGGCAGCCAACGCTGCCAATGATGCTCTGGTTCCTGCCCTGAATAACCTCGTCGCGAACAATGTGTCTTCCTTTCCCCTCAGTTCCACTTCCGTGGGCCTGAGCTTCGACTGGTCGACGGGCGAGCCGATAAGTATCACCGAAAGCCTGGGCCCCATTTTTGCAGAAAGGGGAAGAACCCTGGGTAAGGGAAAGGTCAATTTCGGGATGAACTACAGCCACTTGAAACTTTCCAAATTCAGGGGCATACGGACCGAAGACATCAAGTTCACATTCACCCACCAGGATATCGGCCCTCCCGGCCTGGGCGGCATCTCAACGGAAAGCGATGTCATGGACATCTTCCTCGACCTGCACGTCAACTCCAATATTTTTGCTTTCTACGCCACTGTAGGGTTAGCCGAAAATTTAGACTTTAGCATAGCCTTGCCTGTAGTTAACATCAACCTGAACGGAAATGCAAGGGCGGTCATATACAGTTTCACCCATGCCCATGACGGAGCGGCCGACCACCATTTCGGGAATGTTGGAGAGGAGATCGATAACCCCAAACTCGAATATGTTCAGGATTATGACGGGAGCGCCTTTGGAATTGGGGACCTCGCCCTCCGGCTGAAATATGCCCCCTTTCAGGGAGGAGGTGTTGACCTGGCGGTGCTCCTGGATGCAAGGCTCCACAGCGGCAAAGAGGAAGATTTCCTGGGCACGGGAAAGGCCAGTATCCGCTTGTTGGGCATCGCCTCTAAAAAGTTCGGTGATTTCACCCCACACATCAACGCAGGTTACGATTACCGGAGGGCGGATTTCGACAGTGATGAACTGGAGTTTGCCGTGGGGTTTGACCACAAAATAACCCGGGGGTTCACTTTCGCCATGGACGTTCTGGGGGAGGTGGATTTGAATAAAAACGAAATCTTATCTTTTCAATACAGCAAGGAGGAATTCGTCATTACTGACCATGTAGAGACTGAGACAGGCGAAATGGGAACTCTAATCAGGACGATTGACCAGACGAATATTCCGGTCCGGCCTGATGACAATGTTTATAATGCGGCTATCGGCCTTAGGTACGCTCCAGTTGAAAACATGATTCTTTTGGGAAATATTCTCTTACCTTTGAATGATGGAGGATTAAGGTCCGACGTAGCTTACACCGTAGGGTTTGCTGTATCTCTCTAA
- a CDS encoding CHAT domain-containing protein: MNQPPVLFFAFANEEGRFLEYLKRESTAIHQALLPADAKGFVKVVREESTEINDLFRFFQAYQGRMAVFHFAGHANGQQLNLEDQSAGIQQMAQLIAEQKNTLRLVFLNGCATAGQVQYLHQLGIPVVIATRCAIDDPRAQAFASRFYAALANHYSLEGAFLHAKTHLELKYKESANIFLASGSGQAQMKEGQRDLFIPDLLTGNNQAGEGFFPWGMYVSEEADTSILQWKLPQYFAAPAPASVQVSYAVNKNILRLLEAIKSKAPHLREEHYPTEEALIITSFPWIISVHLFRLFADAESMSVAGLSRLRELIQAYVSTTRFLSYIAISQLWNELKTGKVTLENQLAEFFLLHKDNSEAYDYLLLLQKVCEELKGEDIDWFMPELKTIAERWSPGSKAFDQYRYVEAIRQRLLEGEIPLQEVEEGCYLCESVLTDLLTQAAALVNFSLLTVRDIRIINPGHIAVPTPFEHMIGDLHVPFQAYLKHRPRSLDQYINSHSVVLTQRSGEAHISRYLNLSPFYLDKTAFGESKGKNTPMIYTLHHWEADTFIFQNLNYNVNQAGQQSSPSSIDFMVVRPELEDYQIISAQMNSFIIDIGG, from the coding sequence ATGAACCAACCGCCTGTACTATTTTTCGCATTCGCCAACGAAGAAGGCCGCTTTCTGGAGTACCTGAAACGGGAGAGCACAGCGATCCATCAGGCACTGCTTCCGGCTGACGCCAAAGGCTTCGTCAAAGTAGTTCGGGAGGAAAGCACAGAAATAAACGACCTGTTCCGCTTTTTTCAGGCGTACCAGGGGCGGATGGCGGTTTTCCACTTTGCCGGCCATGCCAACGGGCAGCAATTGAACCTCGAAGACCAGTCGGCAGGGATTCAGCAAATGGCGCAACTCATTGCCGAACAGAAAAACACCCTCCGGCTGGTCTTCCTCAACGGGTGCGCAACCGCCGGGCAAGTCCAATACCTGCACCAACTGGGCATTCCTGTAGTAATCGCCACCCGCTGTGCTATAGATGACCCCAGAGCGCAAGCCTTCGCCTCCCGTTTTTATGCGGCCCTTGCCAACCACTACAGCCTGGAAGGAGCTTTTTTGCACGCCAAAACCCACCTGGAGCTGAAATACAAGGAAAGCGCCAATATTTTTCTGGCCTCCGGCTCCGGGCAGGCGCAAATGAAGGAAGGGCAACGGGATCTTTTTATACCTGACCTTTTAACCGGCAACAACCAGGCTGGGGAAGGATTTTTCCCCTGGGGAATGTACGTTTCCGAAGAGGCCGACACCAGTATTCTTCAGTGGAAATTGCCTCAATACTTCGCGGCGCCCGCACCGGCGTCCGTACAGGTGAGCTACGCCGTCAACAAAAACATTCTCCGGCTGCTGGAGGCGATTAAAAGCAAGGCGCCTCATCTCAGGGAAGAACATTACCCGACCGAAGAAGCCCTCATCATTACGAGTTTCCCCTGGATCATCAGCGTACACCTGTTTCGCCTGTTCGCCGACGCCGAGAGCATGAGCGTGGCCGGGTTGTCCCGGCTAAGAGAACTCATTCAAGCCTATGTTTCCACCACCCGTTTCCTGAGCTACATCGCCATTTCCCAGTTGTGGAATGAATTGAAAACGGGTAAGGTGACGCTGGAAAACCAACTCGCAGAATTCTTCCTGCTGCACAAGGACAACAGCGAGGCCTATGACTACCTGCTCTTGCTGCAAAAGGTTTGCGAGGAACTAAAGGGTGAAGATATCGATTGGTTTATGCCCGAACTGAAAACCATTGCCGAACGCTGGTCGCCGGGAAGCAAGGCATTCGACCAGTACCGCTATGTCGAGGCCATCCGCCAGCGGCTGCTCGAAGGAGAAATCCCTCTCCAGGAAGTGGAAGAAGGGTGCTACCTTTGCGAATCGGTACTGACCGATTTACTTACCCAGGCCGCAGCTCTGGTCAATTTCAGCTTGCTGACTGTCAGGGATATCCGGATCATCAACCCCGGCCACATCGCCGTGCCCACGCCCTTTGAGCATATGATCGGAGACCTCCATGTGCCTTTTCAGGCCTATCTGAAACATCGGCCCCGCTCCCTGGATCAATACATCAACAGCCATTCTGTCGTGTTGACCCAACGCTCCGGCGAAGCCCACATCAGCCGGTACCTCAACCTATCTCCTTTTTACCTGGACAAGACGGCCTTCGGAGAAAGCAAGGGAAAGAACACCCCCATGATCTACACCTTGCACCACTGGGAGGCAGATACTTTTATTTTTCAGAATTTGAACTACAACGTTAACCAGGCCGGCCAGCAGAGCAGCCCCAGCAGCATCGATTTTATGGTAGTGCGGCCCGAATTGGAGGATTACCAGATCATCAGTGCACAAATGAATTCTTTCATTATTGATATCGGAGGATGA
- a CDS encoding ATP-binding protein has translation MSETPNIKSPFKFLDPYEKEDHHLFFGRERETEQLYEQIQSAKLLLVYGASGTGKTSIINCGLTNKFGDTDWNPLFIRRGQNLTAATLQQIHGQLRDKNKSLPAGSSLTVGVEQLFWTRYIPVYLIFDQFEELFIQGDPITEQKPFFDEMYRLLNAETFCRVILVMREEYLAWLSDFEAVIPDLFDNRLRIEKMSERQLRHVIKGTLAAKEFDIELQEADATASQIIDNIRNERREVDLTELQVYLDHLYRQASINKGRRVFNPRLAREAGEMKNVLTLFLEEQLDILEDKLKTEFHLTDPQGIPLEILFTLVTNERTKRAMRKEDILRRLAQLPAERRFPPKVLDYCLEEFNRLRLINQLD, from the coding sequence ATGAGCGAAACGCCCAATATAAAAAGCCCTTTTAAATTCCTTGACCCCTACGAAAAAGAGGACCACCACCTCTTTTTCGGCCGGGAACGGGAAACCGAGCAATTGTACGAGCAGATACAATCAGCTAAGCTGTTGCTGGTCTACGGAGCTTCGGGCACCGGCAAAACCAGCATCATCAACTGCGGGCTGACCAATAAATTCGGCGATACCGACTGGAATCCGCTCTTCATCCGCCGCGGACAAAACCTGACCGCTGCCACCCTGCAACAGATTCATGGCCAGCTCCGGGATAAAAACAAAAGCCTGCCCGCAGGGTCCAGCCTTACTGTCGGCGTAGAACAATTATTCTGGACGCGATATATCCCGGTCTACCTCATTTTCGACCAGTTTGAAGAATTGTTCATTCAGGGAGACCCGATCACGGAACAAAAACCCTTTTTCGACGAAATGTACCGCCTGTTGAATGCCGAAACCTTCTGCCGGGTGATCCTGGTCATGCGGGAGGAGTACCTCGCCTGGCTCTCCGATTTTGAAGCCGTCATCCCCGACCTGTTCGACAACCGCCTGCGCATCGAAAAAATGAGCGAGCGCCAGCTGCGGCACGTCATCAAAGGCACCCTTGCCGCCAAGGAATTCGATATTGAGCTGCAGGAAGCCGACGCCACCGCCAGCCAGATCATCGACAACATACGCAATGAAAGAAGAGAGGTAGACCTGACCGAACTGCAGGTTTACCTGGACCATCTCTACCGGCAGGCCAGCATAAACAAAGGCCGCCGTGTTTTTAACCCTCGACTGGCCCGGGAAGCGGGTGAAATGAAAAACGTGCTGACCCTATTCCTGGAAGAACAACTGGACATTTTGGAAGACAAGCTGAAAACCGAATTCCATTTGACGGACCCACAGGGGATACCTCTGGAAATTCTCTTCACCCTGGTGACCAACGAAAGAACCAAACGGGCGATGAGAAAAGAAGATATCCTTCGCCGCCTGGCTCAATTGCCGGCGGAACGCCGTTTCCCCCCAAAGGTTCTCGATTACTGCCTGGAAGAATTCAACCGCCTCCGGCTCATCAACCAACTGGATTGA
- a CDS encoding beta-lactamase family protein, with amino-acid sequence MLKQTIHLFGLLLFSSCVMATNPPATKSTFEADFDRFIQTTLEAIPTIPGLSVAVVKDGKAIYTKGFGYADKENGIVATANTSFYIASSTKSFTGLMAALLDEKGVIQLDDPVTAYLPAELFPEEVNAQQIKVRDLLTHTMGMENGPITMRLAFTGEHSHEKLKQLLQYCEPTEKGYGHFQYSNFGYNLYGIILEEKTGKPWQQWMEELIFEPLGMNRTTAYMSKAKKGNWPLAAPYAGLPGNVERLYLEKKDNTMQSAGGLITTADDMARWLAVNLQKGQLAGKQIFPATLFETSHGRLAETGGEFPPFTREHYGLGWHIGKYDDYNQLHHFGGFAGFAAHVSFLPEEGLGVAVMVNDAVAGTRVMNLLAAYAYDWWLQQPETEKTGQKGLKEIAQRMEKAGEMVAKDRAKRAERTWQLGLPFDAYAGAYHNDALGTLKVDRTADALKVSIGNLHCTATPYTAENSIRIELVPGSGEVILFNVKEDKVTSFRYDDAVFEKVQ; translated from the coding sequence ATGTTAAAGCAAACCATTCATTTATTCGGATTATTACTTTTTTCCTCCTGTGTTATGGCCACCAACCCACCGGCTACTAAAAGTACGTTTGAAGCGGATTTCGACCGCTTCATCCAAACCACCCTGGAAGCCATCCCTACCATCCCCGGGCTCTCGGTTGCCGTAGTGAAGGACGGAAAGGCCATCTACACCAAAGGCTTCGGTTATGCCGACAAAGAAAACGGCATCGTGGCAACGGCCAACACCTCTTTCTACATCGCCTCCTCCACCAAGTCCTTCACCGGGCTGATGGCCGCCCTGCTGGATGAGAAAGGCGTCATCCAACTTGACGATCCCGTCACAGCTTACCTGCCGGCGGAATTATTCCCGGAGGAAGTCAACGCCCAGCAAATCAAAGTGCGCGACCTGCTTACCCACACCATGGGCATGGAGAATGGGCCCATCACCATGCGGCTGGCCTTCACCGGCGAGCACAGCCACGAGAAGCTGAAGCAACTATTGCAGTACTGCGAGCCCACCGAAAAGGGTTACGGCCATTTCCAGTATTCCAATTTCGGCTACAACCTCTACGGCATCATACTGGAGGAAAAAACCGGCAAACCCTGGCAGCAGTGGATGGAAGAGTTGATCTTCGAGCCCCTGGGCATGAACCGCACCACCGCTTACATGTCGAAAGCGAAAAAGGGGAATTGGCCCCTGGCAGCCCCCTACGCCGGCCTGCCCGGCAACGTTGAACGCCTTTATCTGGAAAAAAAGGACAATACCATGCAATCCGCCGGGGGCCTGATTACCACCGCCGATGACATGGCGCGTTGGCTGGCCGTCAACCTGCAAAAGGGACAATTGGCCGGCAAGCAAATCTTCCCGGCCACCCTTTTTGAAACCTCCCACGGCCGCCTGGCGGAAACGGGCGGCGAATTCCCGCCCTTTACCCGCGAACACTACGGCCTGGGCTGGCACATTGGGAAATACGATGACTACAACCAACTGCACCACTTCGGCGGCTTCGCCGGCTTTGCCGCCCACGTATCTTTCCTGCCGGAAGAGGGCCTGGGCGTAGCCGTGATGGTTAACGACGCCGTGGCCGGCACCCGGGTGATGAACCTGCTGGCTGCCTATGCCTACGACTGGTGGCTGCAGCAGCCCGAAACTGAAAAAACAGGGCAAAAGGGGTTGAAAGAGATCGCCCAGAGAATGGAAAAGGCAGGAGAAATGGTGGCCAAAGACCGCGCTAAGCGCGCCGAACGCACCTGGCAACTGGGCCTGCCCTTCGATGCTTACGCCGGCGCCTACCACAACGACGCCTTAGGTACTTTAAAAGTAGACCGTACTGCCGACGCCCTGAAAGTGAGCATTGGCAACCTGCACTGCACCGCCACACCCTACACCGCCGAGAATTCCATCCGGATCGAACTGGTGCCCGGCAGCGGAGAGGTCATTCTGTTCAATGTGAAGGAGGATAAGGTGACTTCTTTCCGGTATGATGATGCCGTATTTGAGAAGGTACAATGA
- a CDS encoding T9SS type A sorting domain-containing protein, with translation MRRRTLLFFLLISGVVAAQDVKILNLKSNDVIYLPSTDRLYVSTPEGGVYGNSLCVVDPYHGTIETCYPIGGSPGVMAVSDDEKHIYIGLTASPEVVRFDVEAQAVGQRFSLGSEGDLYGPNYADDIAVMPGSPLVAAISLMSQLTGPRHTGVAIFDNGVRRPVATPVHTGSNSLAFDPATGLLYGFNNESSEFGLRKMAIAADGVRVLSVAEGLFYKFADEIEYAEGKLYSRLGQVVDISGDTPTLAGQFDNDYNLINAGVEVAPDSNVVYFLNSTYSPWLALQTFDKNTYGKTGEQELLNLGGYVWQLVSWGGEGKLAFITKDNLYNEHNHLVILRNCTSAITEAPALEQAPVGCPGDSLVFQATAGQGPVFWSNGQMGPVATVTAPGEVFYQIADEQGCLSPPSNSVYAQFDYQVSAPYIQVPGSLDLCQGGQVTLSATLFPGSFELLWSNGASGETIAVTEPGMYSVQALSLNGCLSEPSEPVTVVALNQPAPPQPSISIVGEPVHCDSEPAQLSAPGGYSGYLWSNGNTYPSIIPYASGLYSVQVLDGQGCQSIPSEPVSITILPSPPTPGIFLSNDNFLYTNVPVSTGLQWLLNGEPIPGADSQVLEVAETGSYSLQVTWDGCSSVSNELYVVISSTGEPVAQEQAVLFPNPAPDIAYLRLATAEGRPGTIRISSIGGKLLRSQVLPAGQQLQELSLDGLPAGLYIVETFDGNGERIAVNRLARK, from the coding sequence ATGCGCAGAAGAACCTTACTCTTTTTTCTACTGATCAGCGGTGTCGTTGCCGCTCAGGATGTGAAAATCCTCAACCTGAAATCGAACGACGTTATTTACCTGCCTTCTACGGACCGGCTGTATGTCTCCACCCCTGAGGGGGGCGTTTACGGCAATAGCCTTTGCGTAGTTGACCCCTACCACGGGACAATCGAAACCTGCTACCCCATCGGCGGCTCGCCGGGGGTAATGGCTGTTTCCGACGACGAAAAGCACATTTACATTGGCCTCACTGCCAGCCCGGAGGTAGTGCGCTTCGACGTGGAAGCGCAGGCCGTTGGCCAGCGTTTCTCGTTGGGCAGCGAAGGGGATCTATACGGGCCCAATTATGCAGACGACATCGCCGTGATGCCCGGTTCGCCCCTGGTTGCCGCCATCTCGCTGATGAGCCAGCTCACCGGGCCCCGCCACACCGGAGTGGCCATTTTTGACAACGGGGTGCGGCGCCCTGTCGCCACCCCCGTGCACACTGGAAGCAACAGCCTGGCTTTCGACCCGGCCACCGGGCTGCTGTACGGTTTCAACAACGAAAGCTCCGAGTTCGGCCTGCGGAAAATGGCTATTGCCGCCGACGGGGTGAGGGTGCTGAGTGTGGCGGAAGGCTTGTTCTACAAGTTTGCCGACGAGATCGAATACGCTGAAGGGAAACTGTATTCCCGGCTCGGGCAGGTGGTCGACATCAGCGGCGATACGCCTACGCTGGCAGGGCAGTTCGACAACGATTACAACCTTATCAATGCCGGAGTGGAAGTGGCGCCCGATTCCAATGTGGTTTATTTCCTGAATTCGACCTACAGCCCCTGGCTGGCCCTGCAAACTTTTGATAAGAATACGTACGGCAAGACCGGCGAACAGGAGTTGCTCAACCTTGGCGGCTATGTTTGGCAGCTGGTGAGCTGGGGCGGAGAAGGCAAACTCGCCTTCATCACCAAGGACAACCTCTACAACGAACACAACCACCTGGTGATCCTCCGCAATTGCACCTCCGCCATCACCGAGGCGCCGGCCCTGGAACAGGCGCCGGTTGGTTGTCCGGGAGACAGCCTCGTTTTTCAGGCTACAGCCGGCCAGGGCCCGGTATTCTGGTCTAATGGCCAGATGGGGCCGGTGGCAACAGTCACTGCTCCCGGCGAGGTTTTTTACCAAATTGCCGACGAGCAGGGTTGCCTGAGCCCGCCCTCCAATTCGGTTTACGCCCAGTTCGATTATCAGGTTTCGGCGCCCTATATCCAGGTTCCGGGTTCGCTTGACCTTTGCCAGGGCGGGCAGGTGACCCTTTCGGCCACTCTTTTTCCCGGATCATTTGAATTGCTGTGGAGCAACGGAGCGTCCGGCGAAACGATCGCGGTGACGGAACCCGGCATGTACAGCGTTCAAGCCCTGTCCTTAAACGGATGCCTGAGCGAACCTTCCGAGCCGGTGACGGTGGTTGCCCTGAACCAGCCTGCGCCGCCCCAGCCCTCGATTTCTATCGTAGGCGAACCGGTACACTGCGATAGCGAGCCCGCCCAGCTTTCGGCGCCAGGGGGCTATTCGGGGTACTTGTGGAGCAATGGCAATACTTATCCATCTATTATCCCTTATGCTTCGGGGCTTTACAGCGTACAGGTACTGGATGGCCAGGGTTGCCAGAGCATTCCTTCCGAACCGGTGAGCATCACTATACTGCCCAGCCCGCCAACACCCGGCATTTTTCTGTCCAACGACAATTTCCTGTACACCAATGTCCCCGTAAGCACCGGGTTGCAGTGGTTGCTGAATGGCGAGCCGATTCCCGGCGCTGACAGCCAGGTGCTGGAAGTCGCCGAAACGGGCAGTTATAGCCTGCAGGTCACCTGGGACGGCTGCTCGTCCGTCTCCAATGAGTTGTATGTTGTGATTTCCAGTACTGGTGAACCCGTTGCTCAGGAGCAGGCCGTTTTATTCCCAAACCCGGCGCCGGATATAGCTTATCTTCGCCTGGCCACCGCTGAGGGCCGGCCCGGAACGATCCGAATCAGTAGCATTGGAGGAAAGTTGCTCCGCAGCCAGGTGTTGCCGGCAGGGCAGCAATTACAGGAACTTTCCTTGGATGGGCTGCCGGCGGGCTTGTACATCGTGGAAACCTTTGATGGGAATGGCGAGCGAATTGCTGTGAACCGCCTGGCCAGAAAGTAA
- a CDS encoding choice-of-anchor B family protein: MKRLVLQLLFGLPFFLNAQQQANLLGNWDDPELVGSNFYDNTYNEVWGLAVNGHEYAIVGSTAGTHFIDVTDPAQPFEAHFVAGNFQGGGVIHRDYHDYNGYLYAVCDEGQSTLQIIDLRGLPDAVEVVYNSAQIIRRSHNIFIDTATAKLYALAMDGNQSGSAAMRIFDISSPLNPVPLGSHNNFGGLSVGHVHDAYVRDGIAFLNCGGSGFALVDFSDPLHPQTLSTLTDYPFRGYNHSGWLSDDGRYYYMADETHGADIKVIDVSDPCEIEVIGTFNAGVPNPSSIPHNQIVACNYLYVSYYYDGLVVFDISDPANPEKVLYYDTYSEPDGNSYKGAWGVYPFLPSGNILVLDMQSGLFVFEGMGDNCAATQELAPVDLSCLGVSATAEPEGVESLEVFPQPASGVLNVKLELAEGQKKVNARLLDINGRLAQRLGYEQLQPGANLLRYELDAALPTGVYLLRLQGEGVNVVRRVVVR, translated from the coding sequence ATGAAACGACTTGTACTGCAATTGCTGTTTGGACTTCCGTTCTTTCTCAATGCCCAACAGCAGGCCAACCTGCTTGGCAACTGGGATGACCCCGAACTGGTAGGCTCTAATTTTTACGATAATACCTACAATGAGGTATGGGGACTGGCGGTCAACGGCCATGAATATGCCATCGTCGGCTCCACTGCCGGCACCCACTTCATCGATGTGACGGACCCTGCTCAGCCTTTTGAGGCGCACTTTGTAGCCGGCAACTTTCAGGGCGGTGGCGTGATCCACCGCGATTACCACGACTACAACGGCTACTTGTACGCCGTGTGCGACGAGGGGCAGAGCACCCTGCAGATCATCGACCTGCGAGGGCTGCCGGATGCAGTTGAAGTCGTTTACAACTCCGCTCAGATTATCCGCCGGTCTCACAATATTTTTATAGACACGGCAACCGCCAAATTGTACGCTCTGGCCATGGACGGCAATCAGAGCGGTTCGGCGGCCATGCGCATATTCGATATCTCGAGCCCTCTCAATCCGGTTCCGCTGGGCAGCCACAACAATTTCGGCGGCCTGTCCGTAGGCCATGTGCATGATGCTTATGTTCGCGACGGTATTGCCTTTTTGAACTGCGGAGGCAGCGGCTTTGCCCTTGTAGACTTTTCAGACCCTCTGCATCCGCAAACCCTGAGCACCTTAACGGATTATCCCTTCCGGGGCTACAACCACTCCGGCTGGCTCTCCGACGACGGGCGATACTACTATATGGCGGATGAAACCCACGGCGCGGATATAAAAGTCATCGATGTGAGCGACCCCTGCGAAATTGAGGTGATTGGCACTTTTAACGCCGGCGTGCCCAACCCGTCCAGCATCCCGCATAACCAGATCGTGGCCTGCAACTACCTCTACGTGAGTTATTACTACGATGGGTTGGTGGTTTTCGATATTTCCGACCCCGCCAACCCGGAAAAGGTGTTGTATTACGATACCTATTCCGAACCGGATGGCAACAGCTACAAAGGCGCCTGGGGCGTGTACCCCTTCCTGCCTTCCGGCAACATCCTGGTGCTGGACATGCAATCGGGCCTCTTTGTGTTTGAAGGCATGGGCGACAACTGCGCCGCCACGCAGGAACTGGCGCCGGTCGACCTGTCCTGCCTGGGCGTCAGCGCTACTGCCGAACCGGAGGGGGTAGAAAGCCTGGAGGTTTTCCCGCAGCCGGCCTCCGGTGTTTTAAACGTAAAGCTTGAGCTGGCCGAAGGCCAAAAAAAGGTTAATGCCCGGCTCCTGGATATCAATGGCCGCCTGGCCCAGCGTTTAGGCTACGAACAGCTTCAGCCCGGCGCCAACCTGCTGCGCTACGAACTGGACGCTGCGCTGCCAACGGGGGTCTACCTGCTGCGGCTGCAGGGCGAGGGTGTGAACGTGGTGCGGCGGGTGGTGGTGCGGTGA